TTTGACCTCGAGGATGGAGGGGTTGCACTCCATGATGGCCACGATGATTTTGTCGATGTAGTCCTGGAGTCTGTAGTTGATCTCCTCCTGTTTGTGGACAGCCTCCATCAACTAGAAATGGAGACACAAATGTCAGTGGAGATTAAAGTGATGACACTTAACATGAACCGACGAGAAATATGTTTCACAACTTCTAAACCTACCTCTACGCGAGACACATTGTTGATCTCAGCTGCCAGGGAGTCAGAGAAGGAGGCCGACATTAAATTCTTGGCTCCCTGGATGCTCAGGTTGATAATCTGGCCGTTTAACTCGTCGTTCTGCTCCTTCAGGCTGCGGTTGTCCTGGAAAGGTTAAGTCCAATGTGACACATCATTAAAAGGCCTTTATTATTCTTCTATTTTAAAACAGTCTATTCTGAGTggtagaaagagaaaacacTACATAAAATGAGTACAGAGGCAGAAAATTGAGGACACTCAGAATGTATGTGCTACCTGTTTGAGTCGTTTGATCTCCTGCTCCAGCTCTGCTTCACGGGTGCGGGTCTGATACTCCTGCAGCCCCGCTCCAGGTGTGCGCCCTCTCTTCGCTTCAGCCTCTAGCTTGTAGAGCTGTAGGTGCTCAAGCTGTTTACGCAAGTCCTCAATGAGCTGTGGTGCAAACAAAGCAAGACAAATCGGTTAGTAAAGTGATTCAGGATGACAGGTTAGGACAAAAATACTTGATTAATTTGACAGGATTATTTGACGCATGACAGAAGGGTTGGGCGATATGATGATGTATGCCATCTACCACGGGAGCTATTTGGGGCAGGAAATGTAGCAAATCAGGGCTGGAATCTTGCATGATCTCGTGAATCCAGCTGCTTTGCTAGGTACTGTGATTTGGgcagacatggaggaggagagtgaagtTGTAAATACAGAAACCTGTAACACTTGAAACTATTTAAGTGCACTTAGTAGAGTGCAGCTCTCCACCAGGTGTGTCTGAGGGCATGTGAGTAGGGAACAGGGAGTGCAGGGCAGGCTGTGTGATCAGCGTATGTGCATGACAGTAGTGGAATGAAGGAGAGACAATATGCAGGTTACATTATCAACGTGTAACCAAAGTAGACAggctgttaaaaaacaaacttcgGACACACTGTCCAATAAAACTCTTTCTAACACCTTCTCCACTCCCAAATAAAGAGTTGAATTTCACTCAATTGTCATTCctggctcccttacagtcaaaaTGGCagtgaagataacaaaaacaaggaATGATTAATCTTTAAACATGCCTATCTTTAGTGGATTACAACATATCAGATGCAGATCCTCTGGTTCCAAAcaagaccaaacttttctacgGATATCTGAGACGACgacaaaatgtggcctgcaacagactaTGCAAGGCTTATTTGTAGGCCTGGCTGATTGCCGGAAATGCCTTTTGCAATGATTTTATTGATGATTTGAGGCCCCTTCTGGccagttaagaggagtgaggagtcagcagtcactGACAATATATAAGTCAATAAAATAGGTTTCCAAAAACTGTTGATCACCATAGCCACAAAAGGTTCTTGAGcacacagtcataaatgtgcacaaaaaCATTAGGCTGATGGGTCCAATAGTATGCTCCAGGCTTACATCTGGCagagattattatttttctcaggaACCTTAAAGCTTCCATTTTGAAAGAATcgttgttttactgttttgagTCTGTTCTGTACTGCATTGTTATATTTTGTACGCAgattactgtttattttgtaCACGGTGAAACCAGTCCCACCTCCTGAGTGCACTCCTTCTCCTTCTGGCTCTGGTGGCGCTCATGGCTCAGCTTGTCAGCCATCTTCCTGCGTGACTCAATCTCGTCCTGCAGCCTGTCAGACATGACTTCAGTCTCATCTTgcagcttcctcttctcctgAAAcattatcaaaacaaaaataaggaTTAAAAGGAGCGTTAAAGCAGGTGAGAAATGGAACAATGAAGGCAAAGCAAACCGGGAGATGACATATTGTTGCTCTCACCTCCTCTAGCCTCTCGATATTTGCTCGAAGACAAGGAACACAGGACCTCAGCTCGCTGTTCTCCTCGTCCAGCTGCTGCAGCCTGAGAAACAAACACGAATCCACATCAGAAACTTACAGTACAGCCGAAAAGTTACAAGTGACACTGTTGATAGCAAACAATGCTGGACCACAGGACAGCAGCTCACAATCAGTGGCAGATAAGTGCCAGAGGATGGCAGTGTAGAGCCATGACACCTCCAACAAACATGAGAATCACTGGCGTCACtaacagatgtttttatttcaccttTACATCTAATACAGTAATCATACCAAAAGGTAAAAACTTATCAGGATGTCAAACACTGACTGACTTTGTTGTCAATATCCAGTAAAATTAGcacaacacattaaaaatatcTAAATGTAGATCTTGTTTTTTGCCGTTTATAAGCATTTTTACTCatcaaaataacaaacacaatGATAAAACTGTGTTAAATAAACCAGGTAGCATGTGCAGACTTACAGaatataaatcaatatgttctaCAGTCATAAATAGATTGCACCAAATGTATTCTAAACATAACCAGTGTACCTGGCCTGCAGGTTTTCCTGCTCCagccctctctccctctccagctTGGTCAAGGCCTCCTTGTGACGACGGCTCTCCTGCTGTTGTTGCTCCTCAGCGTGGACCTCCTGCTCCTTCAGCTGCTCCTCCAAGGCATTGGCCCGGTGCACCAGTTGAAGGTTCTCCTGGCGCAGCCGCGCGTGCTGCTCCCCCGATGCCTCCGACTCCTTTTCCAGCTCCGCTACTCGGCGCTCGAGGAGGAGCACCTGGGAAGAGTAGATGTTTAAAGGTTAATGATACGAAAATGAAGCACTGTAAGAGTAATCAAGTATAAATTGCCAATAGGAAATGTTCCTTCTTCCTTTAATGAATACTGTAGCAGGTGATAACTGTGGAAAACTGTAAACTTCCTTTAACAGATGAGCTCTCACCTtgtctgtgatgtcattgtCGGCGAGCTCCAGGATGTCCCGCGTCAAGTCACTCATGGTGTCCAGAGTCATCGAGCTGTTCTGGAGGAGATGTCTGCacatggacagaaaaaaaacccacacacacacacaaaaaaaaaacgttaatCCCTAGAGCCGGTTCACATTTGACAAACTGCTGTTTTCTATGGCAAACATAACCATCTATTACAATCATACTAGAAATACGAACCCTTGCCTACTGAAATCAGAGCAACTGTTTGGCTTACCTTGCTACTTTCTTGCTGGACAGCCTCTTGCCAGCGCTGGATGGGGGGGGGAGACAGAACAACAGGAAAAATGGtcaggaagagaaaaaggatAAAGGAAAGAGACACCATCTCCTGGTGTCGTTTGTCCTATCCAACccctcatccctctctctgaTAGTAGAGGAGCCCCACATTAGAAAAGGACATGTTGTGGTGGTTCTTCACTAATAAATCACTAGGTTTTTGTTGAAACTAAAGCTACAAGATATCCACACATCACAGCAAtctaacaaacacaacagcatgGATTTATATTGTCTAACAAGTGCTGATTTAGGATCAGATTTGACCTGCAACAGCAATATAGAAACTTAAAGCAGCTACAAGGAGTTTTCAACTGGTTATAAAACAGTCTcaatttaatactgatgcctCTGTGAGTCCTACATAAGCAAACAAGACCATCAGAATTGAGATTGGCTATATCTGTGTGGTTATTCTTAATGTCTGTCCCTGGGTCATTTTCTCAAACAAAGTTTTGCAGTGAGTCGTACGTTAGCCAGTCAAAAGAAGGCCGGAGGAGATTTTTTCTTAAgagaattttattttaaccataATATTTTGTGGTTATGGCTGATACTGGGGCAGGAtcagcacagagagaaagagaataaTTGACCAAAGAACAATAAAAAGCTAAAAGAGACTCATAAAGCACTGGCAAAAACACAAGTCAACCTTGGTCAGTCATTAAACAGATGGGTTAagggattaaaaaaatactcaaacgTGATCCTGACTTGGCTCTCTGCTTCCTAACATGTCTATTATATTCATGAAATATGTTTCGAAATACGGTTTTACATCAATATATGAATTAACATTGGTGGCTAGAACAAAGCTAGCTAACACTTTGGCTAACAGTAGCTGAACTTAACTGACGTCATCTGCATTTGTCAAGCAAAGCCAGCACTGCAAAGCTTTCTGCTATTATGAGCATGATAGTCTGGCTCACAGTACTTAGACTGTGGATATAAACCTGTCGTTGCCAGTTTATTTCAGATGGTAACAAGCTTCCCGTGTATTGCAATTCTTAAAATCCCTGTTGCTACATGAAACTAgtctctcaaagccagacatatctccacagcaacaacaacctcCTGGCTAGCAACCTATAACTTATGTGGCGTCTTCTTCTGCGAGGATTAAGCCATTTTAATGCCAGGGCTCGCCTCCCCATGTGCAAATGTTCAACCAAAACAAGTAAGAGTTGCGCCAGTGTGTCCTGGGCCTAGCGCTAGCCAAGATGATTATGATTGGCTTACggaaatacaaacaacccagagtgatttttttttccttagaGCAGGATTATGATGGGTCCAGCCACACTTCTCTCCAGCACTGGAACACCACAAGATAGCAGTTTGTATAAAGTTGAAAGGCTAGATAATAAATAGTGTCTCTTTCGATCACTTCCAGACGAATGCGTGCACTAGCTAGATCAAGATTTTCACAGCACAAGACAGTGGTGCCCATGGGAAACACGAAATCAAAGTTCCTTGTAgttgctttaaaataaaacctaAAGTAGATGTTTTGTAGATTTGCTCTGTATCAAATTCAGTTGCTAAACACATCAAATAGGATTTGGTCATTAATCCTAGATCAGCTGGTCGGTTGCGATAAAAGCAGGCTCTTTGAAAAAGCTTTACTCCGCTACCAGCAGTCAttctgcaacaactcaaatgaAGCATGAGGACAATGACATGGAGAGCAGAAAGACATCACTCACCTGTGATACCTGCGGTTATTGACTCATATTTATCAAGCTTATTATCAGATGAGCAAAATGTTTATTATGCATGAATGACAAATCATAATTTGTACAGATGTTCAGAAAGAAAAGGAGGTGGCTACCAGCATCTAAAAAGTGCGCTCGTAGCCACTGGAATGCCTTAAATGGGTTTTTCCATATTTAATGTTGAAGTTTAACACACTGCaactcacacacaaaaagaggtgcaaatgaaaaaagattAGGAACCATGTGAGGTAAGATGGgttcaaaacacacccacaaaataaaccagaatgtgtgtgtgagagcacaGTCTGTAACATACCACACACCATGTTGTCAGCATGCGCACATTTTGAGACCATGCATGATAACTGCATCTAATCAGCACTGcaaacacatccacacagcTTGCAAATCGGAGTGGGTTGGTGAATGACGTGTTACCTAGTCATCTCTAGGAAATTGAGACGGGTGGAGAGGTCCTCGAGACGACTTATTTGTTTGTGACACTGGCTACAGAAAAAGTCCAGCGCCTCCTCCCTGAGGAAGCTCTGAAAGCAGTCAGGGAGAGGAGCAGGTGCACTGGAAAGAGGAGAACagggaggaagaaggaggaggaagtggtgaGTGATGGACAAGAAGGAGGTGCACTGAGGTGGGACAGGAGCACCTCTGAGGGGGGGGGTGCAGGAGGTGTTAGTGAAAACCACAGGAGAGTTTTAAAGAGTAAAGTGTGAGGAGTACAGCGGGAGGGAGAT
The Epinephelus moara isolate mb chromosome 13, YSFRI_EMoa_1.0, whole genome shotgun sequence genome window above contains:
- the rab11fip3 gene encoding rab11 family-interacting protein 3 isoform X3 translates to MVLGMVDSPLGPASPDAAFLMQNEVTDSAYLGSESTYSECETFTDEDTGALVPPEMHEDVETDSGIEATLHDPEDGGNRFSLNSELHNHSLVTVIGGEEEHFEDFGESNTSELLLESSVEGTEGGGDSPLVQPPEQINGCSLLSPSAPAPLPDCFQSFLREEALDFFCSQCHKQISRLEDLSTRLNFLEMTSAGKRLSSKKVARHLLQNSSMTLDTMSDLTRDILELADNDITDKVLLLERRVAELEKESEASGEQHARLRQENLQLVHRANALEEQLKEQEVHAEEQQQQESRRHKEALTKLERERGLEQENLQARLQQLDEENSELRSCVPCLRANIERLEEEKRKLQDETEVMSDRLQDEIESRRKMADKLSHERHQSQKEKECTQELIEDLRKQLEHLQLYKLEAEAKRGRTPGAGLQEYQTRTREAELEQEIKRLKQDNRSLKEQNDELNGQIINLSIQGAKNLMSASFSDSLAAEINNVSRVELMEAVHKQEEINYRLQDYIDKIIVAIMECNPSILEVK